The following are encoded together in the Desulfovibrio desulfuricans DSM 642 genome:
- the pheT gene encoding phenylalanine--tRNA ligase subunit beta, producing MLLSLSWLREFTPYEGTAEALGDRLTMLGLELEDISRPYDAISSIVVGHVVSCDNHPESDHLHVCKVDAGQGELLDIVCGAPNVAAGQKVPVALVGTKMPDGMVIKKAKLRGAPSFGMICSERELGLTEDHTGIMVLPGSFVVGKPLVEQLELDREVLDISITPNRADCLSVLGLARETALACNLPLSIPELPLELDSGAEVLVPIDIDDPELCWLYSGRVITGVKIGPSPMRLRHRLHAVGVRPISNIVDVTNYILFEYGQPLHSFDMDKLEGGRIVVRRAQEGDTFTTLDGQERALTAADLCIRDGARAVALAGVMGGLNSEISDTSTNVFLESAVFKPATIRKTSRRLGLSSEASYRFERGIDQQRTVWALDRACAMMAAVSGGRVQRGLSINEPRPFKAASIEFRPARADSLLGVQLGADFDEKVLTGMGCNVDKGESSPVWRVSQPSWRPDLTREADLIEEVGRVHGLDTIAPVLPAIARNLDRAGEPESRYGFWSRLKHWGAGLGLNEAVNYSFVGHKDMDHLAMPREGRISIMNPLSAEQDALRTALAPGLMYDLRNNLAQGAQGLRLFELANIFEADAASETTARETGMLGVLLYGARYDTAWPQAEGDMDYADLKGVVENLLHYLHLGVPSYELAQEHAFLLPCVNVFVNGRAVGFMGRVKPAMADEYHARKDVWLAEMNLDILRELHDAATVRFAPLPVYPPVRRDITVTTGPGLKVADITAHVQGLKLALLDDVALVDCFEPKTEQGGEPVRNLTFRLTFRHAERTLKDTEVDKEREKVAQSLVSALGVKI from the coding sequence ATGCTGCTCTCACTTTCATGGCTGCGTGAATTTACTCCGTATGAAGGAACGGCTGAGGCGCTGGGCGACCGCCTGACCATGCTCGGCCTTGAGCTGGAAGACATCAGCCGGCCCTACGATGCCATAAGCTCCATTGTGGTGGGGCATGTGGTTTCGTGCGACAATCATCCGGAATCCGACCATCTGCACGTCTGCAAGGTGGACGCAGGGCAGGGCGAGCTGCTTGATATCGTTTGCGGCGCACCCAACGTTGCTGCAGGCCAGAAAGTGCCTGTGGCCCTGGTGGGCACCAAGATGCCCGACGGCATGGTGATCAAAAAGGCCAAGCTGCGCGGAGCGCCTTCTTTTGGCATGATCTGCTCCGAGCGCGAACTGGGCCTGACCGAAGACCACACCGGCATTATGGTGCTGCCCGGAAGCTTTGTGGTGGGCAAACCTCTGGTGGAGCAGCTCGAGCTTGACCGCGAAGTGCTGGATATTTCCATCACGCCCAACCGTGCCGACTGCCTTTCGGTTCTTGGCCTTGCGCGCGAAACCGCCCTGGCCTGCAACCTGCCGCTCTCCATCCCCGAACTGCCGCTGGAGCTGGACTCCGGCGCAGAAGTGCTGGTGCCCATTGATATTGACGATCCCGAGCTCTGCTGGCTGTATTCCGGCCGCGTCATCACGGGCGTCAAGATCGGGCCTTCGCCCATGCGCCTGCGTCACCGCCTGCATGCCGTGGGTGTGCGCCCCATTTCCAATATCGTGGACGTGACCAACTATATTCTGTTTGAATACGGTCAGCCCTTGCACTCCTTTGACATGGACAAGCTGGAAGGCGGCCGCATCGTGGTGCGCCGCGCGCAGGAAGGCGATACCTTCACTACCCTTGACGGGCAGGAACGCGCGCTTACCGCAGCCGACCTCTGCATCCGCGACGGCGCTCGCGCCGTGGCTCTTGCTGGCGTTATGGGCGGCCTGAACAGCGAAATTTCCGATACCAGCACCAATGTGTTTCTGGAAAGCGCGGTCTTCAAGCCCGCCACCATCCGCAAAACATCGCGCCGTCTGGGCCTCTCGTCCGAAGCGTCCTACCGCTTTGAGCGCGGCATCGACCAGCAGCGCACCGTGTGGGCGCTTGATCGCGCCTGCGCCATGATGGCCGCCGTCAGCGGCGGGCGCGTGCAGCGCGGCCTTTCCATCAACGAACCCCGTCCCTTCAAGGCGGCCAGCATTGAATTCCGCCCGGCGCGGGCCGATTCCCTGCTGGGTGTGCAGCTTGGCGCGGACTTTGACGAAAAGGTGCTCACCGGCATGGGCTGCAATGTGGACAAGGGCGAAAGCAGCCCCGTGTGGCGCGTCAGCCAGCCCTCCTGGCGGCCCGACCTCACCCGTGAAGCTGATCTGATCGAAGAAGTGGGCCGCGTGCACGGGCTGGATACCATTGCCCCCGTGCTGCCCGCCATTGCCCGCAACCTCGACCGCGCAGGCGAGCCGGAATCGCGCTACGGATTCTGGTCGCGCCTCAAGCACTGGGGCGCTGGCCTTGGCCTCAACGAAGCCGTGAACTACAGCTTTGTGGGCCACAAGGACATGGATCACCTTGCCATGCCGCGCGAGGGCCGCATTTCCATCATGAACCCGCTCTCGGCGGAGCAGGATGCCCTGCGCACCGCCCTGGCCCCCGGCCTCATGTATGATCTGCGCAACAACCTCGCCCAGGGAGCGCAGGGTCTGCGGCTGTTTGAACTTGCCAATATTTTTGAAGCTGACGCCGCTTCTGAAACCACCGCCCGCGAAACGGGCATGCTGGGCGTGCTCCTGTACGGCGCGCGCTACGACACGGCCTGGCCTCAGGCTGAGGGCGACATGGATTATGCCGACCTCAAGGGCGTGGTGGAAAACCTGCTGCACTATCTGCATCTTGGGGTGCCCAGCTATGAACTGGCTCAGGAGCATGCCTTCTTGCTGCCCTGCGTGAACGTCTTTGTGAATGGCCGCGCCGTGGGCTTCATGGGTCGGGTCAAGCCCGCCATGGCCGACGAATATCACGCCCGCAAGGACGTGTGGCTGGCTGAAATGAACCTCGACATCCTGCGCGAACTGCACGATGCCGCTACGGTGCGCTTTGCGCCCCTGCCGGTGTATCCGCCGGTGCGGCGCGACATTACCGTGACCACCGGGCCGGGCCTCAAGGTGGCCGACATCACTGCTCACGTGCAGGGGCTCAAACTGGCCCTGCTGGACGACGTGGCCCTGGTGGACTGCTTTGAACCCAAGACGGAGCAGGGCGGGGAGCCCGTGCGCAACCTGACCTTCCGGCTCACCTTCCGCCATGCGGAGCGTACTCTCAAGGATACGGAAGTGGACAAGGAGCGGGAGAAGGTGGCACAGTCGCTTGTAAGCGCTCTGGGCGTGAAAATTTAA
- a CDS encoding MerR family transcriptional regulator — protein sequence MSDHTPDNTYRIGEVAELLDLKTHVLRFWETEFPQLAPLRTGKGQRLYTEENVALLRRIRQLLHEQGMTIEGARRVLAGSAVVDESLPERVAAVPDPDFMRMLQRELIALRRLLSEK from the coding sequence ATGTCGGACCACACGCCCGACAATACCTACCGCATAGGTGAGGTCGCAGAACTGCTCGACCTCAAAACCCATGTGTTGCGCTTCTGGGAAACGGAGTTTCCCCAGTTGGCGCCGCTGCGCACCGGTAAGGGGCAGCGCCTGTACACGGAAGAAAACGTGGCCCTCTTGCGGCGTATCCGGCAGTTGCTGCACGAGCAGGGCATGACCATTGAAGGCGCGCGCCGCGTACTTGCGGGCAGCGCCGTGGTGGATGAAAGCCTGCCCGAACGCGTGGCCGCGGTGCCGGACCCGGATTTTATGCGCATGCTCCAGCGGGAGCTGATCGCGCTGCGCCGCCTGCTCAGCGAAAAATAG
- the rpe gene encoding ribulose-phosphate 3-epimerase, whose translation MILSPSLLSADFARLAEELGALEAAGVTWLHLDVMDGAFVPNITFGPPLIKALRSVSGLFFDVHLMVNDPARYIADFHKAGADMLVIHAEADKHPQRTLTAIRAMGCKAGLALNPGTDVNAARWLAADMDMLLLMSVNPGFSGQAFIPATFDKIRAARQMLDANGGAEALIQIDGGVCPENTAQLVDAGAEVLVSGSAFFGHKPYDKRLAAFMAPLAGRMPRHAEDALRRRAANHITQK comes from the coding sequence ATGATCTTATCGCCCTCATTGCTGTCTGCCGATTTTGCCCGTCTGGCCGAAGAGCTTGGCGCCCTTGAGGCTGCCGGAGTCACCTGGCTGCATCTGGACGTGATGGACGGGGCTTTTGTGCCCAACATCACCTTTGGTCCCCCGCTGATAAAGGCTCTACGGTCTGTCAGCGGGCTTTTTTTTGACGTGCACCTCATGGTGAATGATCCGGCCCGCTATATTGCCGACTTCCACAAGGCCGGGGCAGACATGCTGGTCATCCACGCCGAGGCCGACAAACACCCGCAGCGCACGCTCACGGCCATCCGGGCCATGGGCTGCAAGGCGGGGCTTGCCCTCAACCCCGGCACGGATGTGAATGCTGCCCGCTGGCTGGCGGCGGATATGGACATGCTGCTGCTCATGAGCGTGAACCCCGGTTTTTCGGGTCAGGCATTCATCCCCGCCACGTTCGACAAAATCCGCGCCGCCCGGCAGATGCTTGACGCCAACGGCGGGGCAGAGGCGCTCATCCAGATCGACGGCGGCGTATGCCCCGAAAACACGGCCCAGCTTGTGGACGCCGGGGCGGAAGTCCTTGTGTCCGGCTCGGCCTTTTTTGGCCACAAACCTTACGACAAACGGCTTGCCGCCTTTATGGCTCCGCTTGCGGGCAGAATGCCCCGCCATGCGGAAGATGCCCTGAGACGCCGCGCCGCCAACCATATCACGCAAAAGTAG
- the tkt gene encoding transketolase has product MPTRRQCANAIRALAMDAIEKARSGHPGAPLGMADMAEALWRHGFKHNPSNPRWFDRDRFVLSNGHASMLLYALLHLTGYDLPMEELRNFRQWGAKTAGHPEYEPDLGIEMTTGPLGQGISSAVGMALAESMLAARYNTPEHTVVDHHTYVFTGDGCLMEGVSHEACSLAGTWGLGKLIALYDSNGISIDGKIDGWFNEDVAARFRAYHWQVIGPINGHDAASLDAAIAEAKADHSRPSLIICRTHIGFGSPKADSASCHGSPLGDDGIAATRAALGWTEEPFTVPQDLYSAWDAREKGKAAEAAWEHTYAAYAKANPELAAEFTRRMRGELPEDWAAIARGMIEEAVSKAETTATRVASKKTLECLVPRLPELVGGSADLTGSVGTLTSSSEHMDVQTHKGNYVSYGVREFGMSAIMNGFALHGGFIPYAGTFMSFADQAKNALRLAAIMGIRAVWVLTHDSIGVGEDGPTHQPVEQLGMLRLMPNFNLWRPCDTVETAVAWRSALESLHTPTGLSLSRQNLPFCQRDAAQVEAIARGGYVLRDCEGTPEIILIATGSEVSLALEAADQLTADGRKARVVSMPCAEIFDAQDAAYKESVLPRGVRARIAIEAAAADYWRKYVGLDGAVVGMERFGASAPAKIVFERLGFTVAHVLEVAEGLFRQLGK; this is encoded by the coding sequence ATGCCCACCCGCAGACAGTGCGCCAATGCCATCCGCGCCCTTGCCATGGACGCCATTGAAAAAGCCCGCTCCGGTCACCCCGGCGCACCTCTGGGTATGGCCGACATGGCCGAAGCCCTGTGGCGTCATGGTTTCAAGCACAATCCGAGCAACCCCCGCTGGTTTGACCGCGACCGCTTTGTGCTTTCCAACGGCCATGCCTCCATGCTGCTCTACGCCTTGCTGCACCTCACGGGCTATGATCTGCCCATGGAGGAACTGCGCAATTTCCGCCAGTGGGGAGCCAAAACCGCAGGGCACCCCGAATACGAGCCTGATCTGGGTATTGAAATGACCACTGGCCCGCTGGGGCAGGGTATTTCTTCCGCCGTGGGCATGGCGCTGGCCGAAAGCATGCTGGCCGCCCGCTACAACACTCCCGAGCACACGGTTGTGGATCACCACACCTATGTGTTCACGGGCGACGGCTGCCTCATGGAAGGCGTTTCGCACGAGGCCTGCTCCCTGGCTGGCACCTGGGGCCTCGGCAAGCTCATAGCCCTTTACGACTCCAACGGTATTTCCATTGACGGCAAGATTGACGGCTGGTTCAACGAAGACGTGGCGGCCCGCTTCCGCGCTTACCACTGGCAGGTCATCGGCCCCATCAACGGGCATGACGCCGCCTCGCTGGACGCCGCCATTGCCGAGGCCAAGGCCGATCACAGCCGTCCCAGCCTGATCATCTGCCGCACCCACATTGGTTTTGGTTCCCCCAAGGCCGATTCCGCATCCTGCCACGGTTCGCCCCTTGGCGATGATGGCATTGCCGCAACCCGCGCGGCTCTGGGCTGGACCGAAGAACCCTTTACAGTGCCGCAGGACCTGTATTCCGCATGGGACGCGCGTGAAAAGGGCAAGGCTGCCGAGGCCGCCTGGGAGCATACCTATGCCGCCTACGCCAAGGCCAATCCCGAGCTTGCCGCAGAATTTACCCGCCGTATGCGCGGCGAGCTGCCCGAGGACTGGGCCGCCATTGCGCGCGGCATGATTGAAGAAGCCGTGAGCAAGGCCGAAACCACGGCAACGCGCGTGGCCTCCAAGAAAACCCTTGAATGCCTTGTGCCCCGCCTGCCAGAACTTGTGGGCGGCTCCGCCGACCTCACCGGCTCCGTGGGCACGCTGACCAGCTCTTCCGAGCACATGGACGTGCAGACCCACAAGGGCAACTATGTTTCCTACGGCGTGCGTGAATTCGGCATGAGCGCCATCATGAACGGTTTTGCCCTGCACGGTGGGTTCATCCCCTACGCGGGCACGTTCATGTCCTTTGCCGATCAGGCCAAGAACGCCCTGCGACTGGCTGCCATCATGGGCATCCGCGCCGTGTGGGTGCTGACGCACGACTCCATCGGCGTGGGCGAAGACGGCCCCACGCATCAGCCTGTGGAACAGCTCGGCATGCTGCGCCTCATGCCCAATTTCAATCTGTGGCGTCCCTGCGACACGGTGGAAACCGCCGTGGCCTGGCGCAGCGCCCTTGAAAGCCTCCATACGCCCACCGGTCTTTCGCTCTCGCGCCAGAACCTGCCTTTCTGCCAGCGCGACGCCGCCCAGGTGGAAGCCATTGCGCGCGGCGGCTATGTGCTTCGCGACTGCGAAGGTACACCCGAGATCATCCTTATCGCCACTGGTTCGGAAGTGTCGCTTGCCCTTGAAGCCGCTGACCAGCTGACCGCCGATGGCCGCAAGGCCCGCGTGGTCTCCATGCCCTGCGCTGAGATTTTTGACGCGCAGGACGCGGCCTACAAGGAAAGCGTGCTGCCCCGTGGCGTGCGCGCCCGCATTGCCATTGAAGCCGCCGCTGCGGATTACTGGCGCAAGTATGTGGGTCTGGACGGCGCGGTGGTCGGCATGGAGCGCTTTGGCGCTTCCGCCCCTGCCAAGATCGTTTTTGAGCGTCTGGGCTTTACCGTGGCGCATGTGCTGGAAGTGGCGGAAGGCCTTTTCCGGCAGCTTGGGAAGTAA
- a CDS encoding phosphoglycerate kinase, whose amino-acid sequence MPIKKMQDLDLTGKTVVIREDLNVPMKDGQVSNDKRIRASLPTITTALEKGAGVVLLSHLGRPTEGQYEEQFSLKPVAARLSELLGKPVALVATLEEAKAAPGAVTLLENVRFLKGEKKNDPALAAQLAALGDVYVMDAFGAAHRAHASTEGTVRVAKVACAGPLLQAELDAFAKVLNNPARPLAAIIGGSKVSTKLALLENLLEKVDVLIVGGGIANTFLAAAGYMVGKSLYEEDLVPEAKRIMEQAKNLNRDLPLPVDVVTAEELAPGQAATTRAVGDVPADQMILDVGRDTIGQYKKLLSKVATVVWNGPVGAFETDPFGEGTKALAHYLADSKAFVVVGGGDSVAAVEKYGLSEKMGYISTGGGASLELLEGKVLPSVAALEDRG is encoded by the coding sequence ATGCCCATCAAGAAAATGCAGGATCTGGACCTGACCGGCAAAACCGTTGTGATTCGCGAAGACCTGAACGTGCCCATGAAGGACGGACAGGTATCCAACGACAAGCGCATCCGCGCTTCGCTGCCCACCATTACCACGGCCCTTGAAAAAGGCGCAGGCGTGGTGCTGCTTTCGCATCTGGGCCGCCCCACGGAAGGGCAGTATGAAGAGCAGTTCTCCCTTAAGCCCGTGGCCGCCCGCCTCTCCGAGCTGCTGGGCAAGCCTGTTGCCCTCGTTGCCACGCTGGAAGAAGCCAAGGCGGCTCCCGGTGCGGTGACCCTGCTTGAGAACGTACGTTTTCTCAAGGGCGAGAAAAAGAATGACCCCGCCCTGGCCGCGCAGCTTGCCGCCCTGGGTGATGTATATGTGATGGACGCCTTTGGGGCGGCCCATCGCGCGCATGCCTCCACCGAGGGCACGGTGCGCGTTGCCAAGGTTGCCTGCGCCGGGCCGTTGCTTCAGGCGGAGCTGGATGCCTTTGCCAAGGTGCTGAACAATCCCGCCCGCCCGCTTGCTGCCATCATCGGCGGTTCCAAGGTGTCCACCAAGCTGGCCCTGCTGGAAAATCTGCTGGAAAAAGTGGATGTGCTCATTGTGGGCGGCGGCATTGCCAATACCTTCCTTGCGGCTGCCGGATACATGGTCGGCAAGTCGCTGTACGAGGAAGATCTGGTGCCGGAGGCCAAGCGCATTATGGAGCAGGCCAAGAACCTGAACAGGGATCTGCCCCTGCCCGTGGATGTTGTGACCGCCGAGGAACTGGCTCCCGGTCAGGCGGCTACAACCCGCGCCGTGGGCGACGTGCCCGCCGACCAGATGATTCTGGACGTTGGCCGCGACACGATCGGGCAGTACAAAAAACTGCTGTCCAAGGTTGCCACTGTGGTGTGGAACGGCCCTGTGGGCGCGTTTGAAACCGATCCCTTTGGCGAAGGCACCAAGGCACTGGCGCACTATCTTGCTGATTCCAAGGCCTTTGTGGTGGTGGGCGGCGGTGATTCCGTGGCTGCGGTGGAAAAGTACGGCCTGTCCGAAAAAATGGGCTATATCTCCACCGGCGGCGGCGCATCGCTGGAACTGCTGGAAGGCAAGGTGTTGCCCTCCGTGGCAGCGCTGGAAGACAGAGGCTAG
- a CDS encoding LysR family transcriptional regulator has translation MKLPADTRSITLEHMRAFIAVAHSRSFQKAGEQLCRSQSAVTQSVKRLEAHLNCTLVERGNGHTFGLTTVGQRLLPELEDILLRFDAVLRAARQPELRGRITVGIPPSFSTVELQAAVARLLALNPDLQIGVISAMSADIDRMLADGSLDVALINQYRFDSSHAPEGIFEVLAQQPLHWASGGHIELAPTMPVPLATYSEGSPWRAATLETLNAAGRSYDFAYVSASYESLCSSVLAGFGITALPDWDMDGRFVILDGTCALPPLPQVRTVLKTAASSPVLRQFCDFIMQLPFFKNLRPQT, from the coding sequence ATGAAACTCCCGGCAGACACGCGCAGCATTACCCTTGAACATATGCGGGCTTTTATTGCCGTGGCCCACAGCCGCAGCTTTCAGAAAGCCGGGGAGCAGCTTTGCCGCAGCCAGTCGGCGGTGACGCAATCTGTCAAAAGGCTGGAGGCGCACCTCAACTGCACTTTGGTGGAGAGGGGCAACGGGCACACCTTTGGCCTCACCACGGTGGGGCAACGCCTGCTGCCGGAACTGGAAGATATTCTGCTGCGCTTTGACGCGGTGCTGCGCGCAGCCCGGCAACCTGAATTGCGGGGGCGCATTACGGTGGGGATTCCGCCAAGTTTCAGCACGGTGGAATTGCAGGCAGCCGTGGCCCGCCTGCTGGCCCTGAACCCTGACCTTCAGATCGGCGTTATTTCGGCCATGTCTGCGGACATTGACCGCATGCTGGCGGACGGCAGTCTGGATGTGGCCCTGATCAACCAATACCGCTTTGACAGCAGCCACGCGCCCGAGGGCATATTCGAGGTACTGGCGCAGCAGCCCCTGCACTGGGCCAGCGGCGGGCACATTGAGCTTGCGCCGACCATGCCGGTGCCTCTGGCCACCTACAGCGAAGGCAGCCCATGGCGCGCCGCCACGCTGGAAACCCTCAATGCCGCAGGCAGAAGCTACGATTTTGCCTATGTGAGCGCCTCGTACGAAAGCCTGTGCAGTTCGGTGCTGGCGGGTTTTGGCATAACCGCTCTGCCCGATTGGGATATGGACGGACGCTTTGTCATCCTTGACGGCACGTGCGCTCTGCCGCCCCTGCCGCAGGTGCGTACAGTACTTAAAACAGCCGCCTCCAGCCCGGTGCTGCGGCAGTTTTGCGACTTCATCATGCAATTGCCGTTTTTTAAAAATCTGCGCCCTCAGACCTGA